GCCGCGCTATAACCTACTCGACCGTGAGATTGAGGCGGAAACAGTGCCTCACTGTGAGGCGCATGGCATCGGCCTCCTCCCACACAGTCCATTAGCCAAGGGATTACTGACAGGTAAATACACACCAGACCATCAATTTCCGGCAGACGATGAACGTTCAGGGATGACCCGATTCCAAGGGGAAGAATTTCGGCGCAACTTGGCGACAGCAGAAAAACTGCAAGCCATCGCTCAAGAACGGAATCTCACGCTCATTCAGTTAGCAATTGGCTGGCAGTTGCGGCTTTCGGGGATCACCTGTGTCCTCGTCGGTGCAAAAACACCTGAACAGGTCGCCGAGCATGTCGGGGGACAGGGTTGGCAATTTACAGATGCAGAATTGCAGGCAATCGAAACAGTGCTGGCGGGGGAATAAAGCATGAATATTGAAGGTATTAAAAAGGTTGGTATCGTCGGCGCGGGCACAATGGGGGCAGGTGTCGCGGAAATCTTCTCACAATTTGGCTACACTGTTATTCTGTACAATAGAAGCAAGGCGGGGATGCAGCGCGCCTTGGACCGCCTCCAATCAAAGGTCGCCATAGCCCCTGCGCCAATCGAGAAAGAGACAGATGTTGTAGGAGCAAAAATTCACACCACCCATGATTTAACAGGGCTTGCACAGGTCGACCTCATCTCGGAATCGATTGCTGAAAATCTGGAGGTAAAACAGGAAATCTTTCGGAAACTAGATAAAATCTGCGACGCAAACACACTCTTCACAACAAATACTTCGGGATTAAGCATCTCGCAGATTGCTACAGCCGTTTCCCACCCTGAGCGATTTGCAGGAGTGCACTTCTTCAATCCGCCCGAAATCGTCCCGGCGGTAGAAGTTATCAAAGGAGCAGAAACCTCCGATGCGACCTGTACAGTCCTAATTGATCTGTTGAAGCTGATGAAAAAGCAGCCAATTCTGGTACAGAAAGATGTCCCTGGATTTGTCGCCAGCCGCCTCCAGTTTGCCGTTGTGCGCGAAGCGTTACATCTTGTCGAGGAAGGGATCGCATCACCCGCCGACATCGATGCAGTGATGAAACATGGATTGGGATTACGCTGGGCATTGCTCGGTCCCTTAGAGATTGCGGATCTTGGAGGACTTGATATTTTCAACACAGTTGGAAGCTACGTAGCCAAATCTATGAGCAACGCAACCGATTCTCCGAAAGTGCTTCAGGATTTAGTCGCAGCGGGGAAATTAGGTGCAAAGAGCGGTTCCGGATTCTACGACTATCCACCGGGAAAGGCAGACGCACTCATCACGGAACGGGATGAGAGGTTGCAGGAGATACTTAGAATAAAATCGCGCGATCCCTCGTAAATTAGCAAGTCCCACATAATTTGTTGGGCAGGATGGTACATATGGCAATCGAAAAATTCACCATTACACGGAACGATGACATTTATGAATGCTTCCCCTACATTTGCCGCTCCCGAACCGGCAGGATCATTCTGACCTATCGCGAAAGCAACGGTCACGTCGCCAGTGATTTTTGCCGCTTAATCGTTCGAGTCAGCGACGATGCAGGACACACGTGGTCAGAGCCGCAGGTGATTCGCGATGAAGATAAATCGACCGGTGTCTTGACAACGTGGAACTGCCCCAAAATACAGCAACTTAAAGACGGGCGGATTCTGTTGCTCTGCGATACCTATCTTTTTCCGCCGGGTGAATGGGGCGAAGGGGAAGCGAACTGTCACATTGTGCTCTGGTTCAGCGATGACGATGGGGAAAGTTGGTCGGATCCGATCCCAACCGCGGTCAAAGGTATCTGCCCGGACATAGTTACGGAGATGGACGATGGCCGGTGGCTGCTTCCGAGCAACGTCACCAATCTGAAAACTGGACAGAGTATCCAAAATATCACAACAAGTCGCGATGAGGGACAGACATGGGATGCTCCACTGACTATCTTCGACAATCCCGATTACGGGCTCGGCGAAGCCACCATCGTGCCTTGTCCCGATCGAGAATTGGTCGTCTACCTGCGAGAGGATTTGGGACAACCATTACAAAAAATGATTTCTAAGGATGGCGGTTACCGGTGGGACGGTCCTTACGACACCTTAAACCCAGCCGCCCACGGGATGCCGGTCGCAGGTCTCACGCAAGACGGGTTTATGTTAATCACCGGGCGTTTTGGGTTGCACTCTTGTTGGCGCGTTGACATGTCAGCGGAGACTTGGGGGGAACGGTTGGCACGACGAACCATTGTTATCCCAAGAGTACCCGCTAACGAAGCGTTCATCGCTCGTAGACAACCGGGACCTAGTGAGTTAGCAACAGATGATGAGGTAATTGTCGCTGCAGGCGGTTCATCGGTGCACACCTTTGCGTTTCTGGAGCCACTGGAGAGCGCGCTCAATCCGGATAAAGCAACCCAAAAAGGTTTGCTGCTTCCCCTAGACCTCGACGCCAATAACCTCGGTGCCGATAGCGGTTATGCCGCTTGGGTCGAGTACGAGCGGGGAAAATTCTTAGCCGTCAACTACATCAACGACGACGCACCGATGGCACAGATTCGTGGGTATCGGTTCGGTTTGGAGGATTTCTGAGATCTGTGCAAGATTAGAAACGACACACATGTAAGGGAGGAAAAGTATGGCAACGAAACTTGGTAGTGAAGATTATATCTATGAGGAATTAGCGGATTGGGCAAAATTGCCCGAAGGTTGGAGTTTTAAGGAGGTTGCCGATGTCGTGGTGGATGCCCAAGACCGCGTCTATGTATTCAATCGCGGCGAACATCCCATGATAATCTTTGAGCAGGATGGCAGCTTTGTCACCTCATGGGGAGAGGATCTGTTTAGCCGTGCTCACGGGGCTACTGTAGGTCCCGATGGAATGCTGTATTGCGTGGATGACGGCGATCACTCAATCCGAAAATGTACCCTTGATGGCGAAGTCTTGATGACTATCGGCACACCCGGCGAACCCGCGCCAGCTCACAGTGGACAACCTTTTAACCGTCCTACCAAGGTAGCCTTTGATCCCAAAACCGATGAGCTCTACATCTCGGACGGATACGGTAATGCCAGAGTGCATAAGTATTCTCCCGACGGGGAGCATCTTTTCTCTTGGGGCGAGTACGGAACCGATCCGGGGCAGTTCAACTTAGTGCACAGCGTCTGCACCGACAGCAATGGGGTGGTATATATCGCCGACCGGGAGAGTCACCGTGTCCAGATATTCGATGAGGACGGCCGCTATCTAGGCCAATGGAATAATCTGCACCGCCCCTGTGGACTGCACATCGAAGACGACTTGGTCTACATCGGTCAAGTGCCTACCCAGCTTGAGGTGAACGCCGACTATCCCAACATTGGCGGATGCGTCACCATTCACGACCTCAACGGTCACCGTCTAGCCCGATTGGGCGATGTGTGGCGTGGAGAGGGACCCGGACAATTTATCTCGCCTCACGGCATAGCAATCGATTCGCACGGAGACATATACGTGGGAGAGGTCTCCTTTGCCGCCTATGGCCGACATCTTTCTCCACCTAGAGAAGTTCGCAGCTTCCGCAAGTTGGTCAGAGTCCATTAAAAAGAAATGCAGATCGTGTTTAAAATCACGTAGGACTTACGCAGCGAACTGTAGGCGGCGCATCTTGCCCCGCGCCAGCTGTGCTGAAATGTGTAAGTCTGTAGCCAGGGCACTTGTCCCCCGCTGAAATGCGTAAATCCTATCATTATCACCTGAATCCGGAGGAACACGATGAAGTTGACAACTGGACAGATTGAGGAATTTCACACATGCGGTGTCCTCATCGCCAAGAATGTCCTCACCGATGAGGACTTGCAGCCGGTAATCGACGAAATATGCGAATTCATCGATCGCCGGGCAATCGAACTAAAGGTAGAGGGAAAAATCCAAGACCTGTGTGAAGATGAGCCGTTTGAAACTCGCTACGGACGCCTATTCGCACAATGCAAAGAGATTGGTAATGGGCTTGACATCATGAACTACCGGGGCAAAGCGGTCTTTGAATTTCTGCACAACAAAAACCTACTCGATGTCATCGAATCGCTCGTTGGACCAGAAATCATCTGCAACCCGATTCAACACCTGCGACCCACTCCCCCGATCCGTTACTATGAGGACAGCAACCCCGCTTCGCATGTTGGACCCCTACACCAAGACGCCGGGGTTATCATGCCGGACGCGGAAGGCTCAGACATCATTACCTGCTGGCTGCCGTTGGGAGATGCGACCGCCGAAATGGGGTGTCTGGAGGTTTTGCCCGGCGTAGTCAAAAAAGGGTATCTACGGCATCGACCCGAAGGTGGGACCACCATCTATCCCGAAGACCTGCCAGCGGTTGACCCAGTGCCAATGGAATGCTACAAGGGCGATCTCGTACTGATGAGCCGCTTCACACCACATCGTGGGATGCCCAACCGCTCAGACAAGTGCCGTTGGTCAATGGATTTGCGCTACCACCCGATCGGTCAACACACCGGTCGCACAGGACACCCGGACTTTGTCGTGCGCAGCCAACGCGATCCGGAGAGTGTGATGCACGATCATGACGAGTGGTGCCACCTCTGGATTGACGCCTTTGAGAATCCGAAGGGTGTGGTTATGCACAGATCGGATTGAGATTGCATCTGCATAATCCTTGGGGCATGGTTTATTATCAGTAGATTCCCAAGACACCGTCTTTAGTATTTGCAATACTTAACTATTGTATAGTATAATATAGGATATTACCATGAACGATAGTTCATTCTTCGATGAATCGACAGAGCAATCTCAGGTAAAATCCAGAATTGTTGAGAAATATTTCTGGGCTTGGGCAAAGGTAATCACAAGCTGGACTCGTAGACAAGATAACAAAATTGGATATATAGATCTGTTTGCGGGTCCAGGACGATACGAAGATGGATCAAAATCTACGCCAATCCTTGTATTGGAGAGAGCAATAGGGGAAGAAAACATACGGGATAAGCTAGTAAGTGTGTTCAACGATCTTA
This genomic interval from Candidatus Poribacteria bacterium contains the following:
- a CDS encoding exo-alpha-sialidase; the protein is MAIEKFTITRNDDIYECFPYICRSRTGRIILTYRESNGHVASDFCRLIVRVSDDAGHTWSEPQVIRDEDKSTGVLTTWNCPKIQQLKDGRILLLCDTYLFPPGEWGEGEANCHIVLWFSDDDGESWSDPIPTAVKGICPDIVTEMDDGRWLLPSNVTNLKTGQSIQNITTSRDEGQTWDAPLTIFDNPDYGLGEATIVPCPDRELVVYLREDLGQPLQKMISKDGGYRWDGPYDTLNPAAHGMPVAGLTQDGFMLITGRFGLHSCWRVDMSAETWGERLARRTIVIPRVPANEAFIARRQPGPSELATDDEVIVAAGGSSVHTFAFLEPLESALNPDKATQKGLLLPLDLDANNLGADSGYAAWVEYERGKFLAVNYINDDAPMAQIRGYRFGLEDF
- a CDS encoding phytanoyl-CoA dioxygenase family protein; this encodes MKLTTGQIEEFHTCGVLIAKNVLTDEDLQPVIDEICEFIDRRAIELKVEGKIQDLCEDEPFETRYGRLFAQCKEIGNGLDIMNYRGKAVFEFLHNKNLLDVIESLVGPEIICNPIQHLRPTPPIRYYEDSNPASHVGPLHQDAGVIMPDAEGSDIITCWLPLGDATAEMGCLEVLPGVVKKGYLRHRPEGGTTIYPEDLPAVDPVPMECYKGDLVLMSRFTPHRGMPNRSDKCRWSMDLRYHPIGQHTGRTGHPDFVVRSQRDPESVMHDHDEWCHLWIDAFENPKGVVMHRSD
- a CDS encoding 3-hydroxyacyl-CoA dehydrogenase family protein, whose protein sequence is MNIEGIKKVGIVGAGTMGAGVAEIFSQFGYTVILYNRSKAGMQRALDRLQSKVAIAPAPIEKETDVVGAKIHTTHDLTGLAQVDLISESIAENLEVKQEIFRKLDKICDANTLFTTNTSGLSISQIATAVSHPERFAGVHFFNPPEIVPAVEVIKGAETSDATCTVLIDLLKLMKKQPILVQKDVPGFVASRLQFAVVREALHLVEEGIASPADIDAVMKHGLGLRWALLGPLEIADLGGLDIFNTVGSYVAKSMSNATDSPKVLQDLVAAGKLGAKSGSGFYDYPPGKADALITERDERLQEILRIKSRDPS